In the genome of Luteitalea pratensis, the window AGGCCAGCAGGCGGTCGACGACCCGCGCGTACGCGGATGGCGAGTGGTCGGCGCGAAAGGCCTCGATATCGGCCCGGCCTGGCGGCAGGCCCGTGAGGTTGAACGAGAGACGCCGCAGCAGCAGTTCTGGCGCGGCCGGCGGGGACGGCGACACGCCCTCGGCCGCAAGACGCATGCGGACGAACGCATCGATGGGGGTTTGGCCAGCGTCGCTCAGCGCCGGCACCGGCGGTGACGCGACCGGCTCCCACGACCAATGGGCGCGATAGGGCGCGCCCTCGCTCACCCACCGTGTCAGCAGGGCCGTCTCCGCTGCCGTCAGCGCCAGGTGCGCGTCCGCGGGTGGCATCAGGTCTTCGTCGTCGGACGGCAACTGGATGCGGCGAATCATCTCACTGCGGACCTTGTCGCCCGGCGTGACGACCGCCATGCCCGCCTCGAGGTCCTTGAACAGGCCATCGCGCGTGTCCAGGCGCAACTTGGCCTTGCGCTTGCTGGCGTCGGGGCCATGGCATCGGAAACAGCGGTCCGACAGCAGGGGGCGGATCTGGCGGTTGAAGTCGACGGCAGGAGCCTGGTCGGGGGCCGCCGCCGGGGGCGCCGGCTGCCGGGCTCTTGCCGAGGATGCGCCGCACGCCACGATCAGCAGGACCATCGCGGTCAGGTGACGCCAGCGTGTCCCGCTCGCCCGCATTGGCGCATTCTCTGGCCCGGGTCGGCGGGTGTCAATCGCGGCGACGTCGGTCTCAAGCCTCAAGCGTCAAGCCTCAAGTCTCAGGCCTCAGGTCTCAGGTCTCAGGTCTCAGGTCTGGCCGGCAAATCAGGGACGCAGTCGCGATCTCGCCACCAGCGTCGCGACCGATGCCACCAGTTCGCCCGGATCGACGGGCTTGGCCAGGTGCATCTCGAAGCCGCTCCGCAGGGCCTTCGTGCGGTCCGACGCTCTGGCAAACGCGGTGAGCGCCGCCGAGGGGATTCGGCGGACGTGCGGGTCATCGGAACCGCGGATAGCCTTCATCATTTCGTATCCGTCCATCTGCGGCATACCGATGTCGACCAGCAGCACGTCGGGGCGCAACGTGCTCACACGTTCCAGCGCGAACGCCGCTGAGGACATGGTCGTCACCTCGGCACCCGCCGACTCGAGCACGACACGCACGAGCGAGAGCGCGTCCTCGTCATCGTCGATGGCGAGCACGTGGACGCCGGTGACATCAGCGAGATCCCGCAACGGCGCCGAGAGTTCCGTGCGCGGATGCTGGCCAGTTCCCGGCACGATGGGTCCGGCGCTCACGATCATCAGCGGCAGACGCACGAGGAACGACGCTCCCTGATCCGCGCCGGCGCTCGCGGCCTCCACCGTGCCGCCGTGCATCTCGACGATGTGCTTCACGATCGCGAGCCCGAGCCCGAGGCCGCCGGTTCGCCGGGTCGAACTGGAATCGGCCTGGCGGAAGCGTTCGAACACGTACGGGAGGAAGTCCGATCGGATGCCGGCGCCCGTGTCGCTCACCGTGAGTTCGATGTGCGAGTCGACACGCTCGAGACGCACCTGGACTTGCCCGTTGCGCGGGGTGAACTTCACCGCGTTCGACAACAGGTTCCACGCCACCTGCTGCAGGCGCCCGGGGTCGCCCGACACGGGGCCGACCTGCGGATCGAGCAACGTGTGCAGGCGGACACCCTTGGCGTCGGCCGCGGGGCGCATGGTGGCGATGGCATTCTCGATGACCAGCGGCAACTCCACCGACTGGACGTCGAGGCGGAGCTTGCCCGAGACGATGCGCGACACGTCCAGCACGTCGTCGACGATCTGGGTCAGCCATGTCGCATTCCGCTCGAGAGTCCCGAACGCGTCGTTTGCCTTCGATCCCGTGAGCAGGCCGCTGTGCAGCAGTCGCGAGTAGCCCATGATCGCGTTGAGGGGTGTCCGCAATTCGTGGGACAGCACCGCCAGGAACTCGTCCTTGAGGCGGTTCGCCTCCTGCGCTTCGAGGAACAGCCGTGAGTTCTCCAGGGCGACCGACGCCCACGCCGCGACGCCAACCGCGAGGCGTTCGTCCTCGGACGTGAACATGCCGGGTAACGAGTGACCGAAGAACAGACCGCCCAGTACCGCCTGGTTGCGCCCCTTGACCGGAACCGCCAGATAGCTGCGGACGGCGAGATGGCCAGGCGGCATCCCGACGTACGGCGCGTTGCCGCCGTAGCGGGGATCCTCGGTGACGTCCTCGAGGCGCACCGGACCATCGCCGCGAAAGGTCGGAGCGAAGAGCTCGGTCGCGCGCGGATGCGGAAAACCCGCGAAGGCTTCCTTGGGCGCGCCGGAGAGTGAACAGAGCATGTAGGCGTCGCCCGTCGCGGCGGTGCGGACGTTGTAGAAAAACGCACCGAACTGCGCGCCCGTGAGTTCGGTGGCCGCGTCGGTCACCTTCTGGACGATTGGCTCACGCTCGAGCGCAGACGCGAGGAGCACGCCGACGTCCGAGAGTCTCTCGGTGTTGCGAGCTTGTTGCTGCGCCAACGCGCGCAGCCGCTGCTGATCGGAGATGTCGCGCGCGATCTTCGAGGCGCCCACGATCGTGCCCGATTCGGTCCGGATGGGAGACACGGTGAGCGAAATCGCCACCAGGCGCCCGTCCTTGGCGCGGCGAGTCGTCTCGTAGTGATCGACGGTCTCACCGGCGCGAATGCGCGCGATCACCACATCCTCCTCGCCCTGCAGTTGGTCGGGGATGAGGATGCGGATGGACTGTCCGAGCGCCTCGGCGGCGGTATAGCCGAAAATCCGCTCGGCGGCCGGATTCCACGACGTGATGATGCCGTCGAGTGTCTTGGTGACGATCGCGTCGTCGGACGACCTGACAGCCGCAGCCAGCCGCCTGATGGCCAGATCGGAGGTCTTGCGGTCGGTGATGTCGCGGGCTATCGTCGACGCACCGATGACGACGCCGGCCTCGTTGCGAATCGGGGACACCGTCAACGAGATGCTGATCCGCGCGCCGTCCTTGCGTACGCGCACGGTCTCGAAGTGGCTCAGCGCCTCTCCGGACCGGATCTTCGCCAGCACCGTGTCTTCTTCGGATTGGAGTTCCGGCGGGATGATCATGCGCACCGAGCGGCCGATGGCCTCGGCCGCGGTGTAGCCGAACATCCGCTCGGCGGCGCGGTTCCAGGACGTGATCGTGCTGTGCAGGTCCTTGGTGACGATCGCGTCATCGGACCACTCGACGACTTGCGCCAGGTGCTGAATCAGCGAGTGCGGTGACAGTTCGGACATGCGCGCGTTGCGATGAGTGTCGGGCCGCGATTCGCCATCATGGGATCGGCCGAATTGTATCGTGGCGAACGTATACAGCGGTCCGATGGGCCTGGCCCCCTGGCGCTGACTCGAGCGTAAATGACGCTTCGCGACCAGGGCGCTCATGGGTACCGGGTACCGGGTAGGGGTGCCGGGTATCACGGATTCCGTGGCGGCCCTCGGCCGTCGGGAGTCGAAATCGGTCGGGAGTCGGGAGTCGGGAATCGCCGACGTTGTGGGCCAGCGCGGACATGGTTCGCAAGCCGAGCGAGAAGTCGCGGCGCTGGCTTTCGACATTCCAGCATCCTGGCATTTCGGCATTACGAGGCTCTTGTCAGTCTCGGAGGGTCTCGGGTTGGTGAACGACGAGCACGAGTCGACGGGTGAGGCGGTGCGCCAGGCGTTGCGCGGGTGGGAGCAGCGTGTCCAGGCCGTGATCGAGATCGCTCGCGATAGCGACGACCTCGCTGCGCGATTGCCCGTCCTCGATGCGCTCGCGGAGGAACTCGTCAGCGATCTGGAGCGCGCGATGTCGGGTCTCGACGCGGCGACGCACCGCCCGGGGGCCGCGCTGCCCAATGGGGCAGACACCCTGCGCGAGGCGCTGGGAAAAGCGCACGCGCTGTTGCATGGCATCGCGTTGTGGCATCGGCCCCCGAGCGTGGGAGCCTTGCGAAAGGCGCGCGATGGGTTTGCCGTGGCCGCCGACCGGCTGACAGCGCGCCGAACTTGAGTCGGAGGCGGGCGTCAGGAGCCGTGCGGCCGTTCCCAGGGGAGCGGCTGCCGTTCCGGACCGGCCGTGCTGTCGCGCACGAGCGTGACGCGATTGTGCGCGGCCTTGGTGCGTACCGCTGCCACGGTTCGCCCCAGTATCCGTGCGATCTCGCCTTCCGGCACGCCGCGGACCGCAAGGGTGGTGAGTTGCCGGACTTCGTCTTCGCTCCAGCGCTGGCTTCTCGGTGAGGTGGTCACGTGTCGTTACCCTAAAACCGGGCAATCGTCACAAGGGCTGCCGCACACGACGTGTGCGCTTTCGCTCATCGCCATGCACCACTGCGCAACATTGCCGCATGGCAGTACGTCCCGAGGCCATCAGGGACAGGTACAGGTGAGACTACAGGTGGCGACACTGCCGCCGAGGCAGGGACGAGCGGCGCGCCATTCCGTAAGTGACGCGTGTCCGAACGGCCACTGTCCGTGCGCGGCCCTGCCAACAGAAGGCGAGAGTAGATGTTGGTGGGCGATGCGGCCGTAGCCACGCCACGAGGCGAAGCGCAAGGCTGGCCGGACGTGTCAACGACCGAAGATGTCGTGGGGCGTGGGGTTCCGGGACCGGCTGCGGGAGGCGGTCCTCAGTGCACGTCCTTCGCGGTCTCGTATGGCGGAAGAAGCGAGTACCCGTCTCCGACGTGCCGCCAGGCGCGTGTGCCCTCTTCGTGGGCCAGGAAGCGAGCGCGCGCCTCGAGCTGGTCAGCCTGTTCGATCCATCCCTCGGCGATACCGCCGAAGCCGTCCTGGGCCACTTGCACCAGGAGGATCGGCGGCTCGCCGGAGTCGTCGGACTCTGCGTCGAACAACAGAATGAAATCGCCGACCTGTGGCTCGTCGTGTTCCGTCATCGACTGTCCTTGCGCCGCGTGGCCCTGCGCCACCCAGAACGAAAACAGCCCCGGAGTGACCTCCGAGGCTGAGCGGCCAAACCTCTGCATTGCAGCGGCTTAGACTGGTCGGGATGGCGAGATTCGAACTCGCGACCCCCTGAACCCCATTCAGCCGAATGCGGGTTTCGCACTGCTTCATTCCCCGTGCTGACCACAACGCAAATGACTGTCTTTCAAGCCATTTACGGCTTCTAGGTGCTACGATGGGTTTCACCGCGAGCCACTGCTCGCGGTTGACCAGTCGGTTGACCAGCAGATGCTGAGGGCATCTCAGAGGGTCGCGACGGGTGCGGTTGACCAGTTGACCAGACACGGGAGTACCTCTGATGCGCAAAGCCTTGACACCTCGGTTCGTGGAGTCCGTCGCAAGGACCACGGGACGCGCCGAGTACGTCGACACTACCACGCCCGGCTTGGCCCTACGGGTCGGCCCGCGTGCCAAGACGTGGGTCGCGCTGTACAAAACGGCCGGTGGACAGGTCCGCCGTCAGACGCTCGGGCGCTACCCGTTCGTGTCGTTGCAGGACGCCCGCATCGCTGCCTGCGACGCCATGCGCTCGGTGCACGCGGGGGCTGACCCGCAGGCCGAGCGCAAGGCGGCTGAGCACGACACCTTCGGCGCGCTGGCGACCTTGTACATCGAACGGCACGCCAAGAAGCGCAAGCGCACGTGGCAGGAGGACGAGCGCATTCTCACCCGCGACCTGCTGCCCACGTGGCGTGACGTGCCCGTCCGCCAACTCACACGACGCACGATCCGCGAGCACCTGGACGCGATCGCGGATCGGGCACCCGTCATGGCGAACCGCGTCGCGGCGCTCGTGTCCAAGATCCTCAACTTCGGTGTCGACCGTGAATGGCTGGATGCCAACCCCGCCGCTCGGCTCGCGAAGCCGACGCGTGAACGCTCGCGCGAGCGCGTGCTGACCGACAACGAGATCCGGGCACTCTGGTCCGCACTGGCAGACGCAGAGTCCACGTATCGCCGCGTGGCTCAGGACGGGCGCGTCACGGAGGCCAAGACGGGCGACACGCCGCTGCTCCGTCCCATGCTGGCCGACTGGCTGCGCGTGCGACTCCTGACGGCCCAGCGCGGCGGCGAGGTGATCCGGATGCGCTGGGCCGAGTTGGACCTCGACGCAGCCACATGGATGATCCCCAGCGAGACGACCAAGAACAAGGTCGCCCACGTCGTGCCGCTCGCCGGGCCGGTCGTCGAGATCCTGCGACGTCGCCGCGCTGATGTGGACGAGGGGGTGCCGTGGGTCTTCCCCAACGACCTCCTCCGTGGCCCAGCGGCCGACCGCGCCAAGAAGGTTGCGCTGTCCACCTTCCTGCCGACGTCCGCCGACGTGCGTGGGCACGACCTCCGACGCACAGCGGCCTCAGGCATGGGGCGGCTCGGCATTGGGCGAGAGACAATCGCCCGCGTCCTGAACCACACGGATCGCGGTCCGCGCGCGACCGCGATCTACGACCGCTTCGACAGGCTGCCGCAGAAGCGGGAGGCGCTAGAGGCGTGGTCGACGGAGCTGCATCGAATCGTCGCTGGCATCACGGCGGTGCCCCTTGCGGGGTAAACGTCCCGACTACGACGCGACGGTCGACCACTTCCGGTCGGAGTTGCCGGACATCACGCGACGGCTGACGGAGCCTGAGACGACGGATCGGATCACCGGCGACCAGCTGCGCGACATCGCGACTGTGCTGCATCTGGCTGAGACGGGCGCGCTCGACGAGGACGAGCCGAAGGTGTGCATCCCGACGTGGCTGCTACCGACGCTCAAGCAAGCGCTGCGCAGCGCCTATCAGCAGGCGTCCGCCGGTAAGGGACGCACTGCGCGCGCGGACCGCGCGTGGCGCGCAGCGCACACTCGTGTCCGCCGATACCAGCGCGTCCTGGACCTCACCCACCCACTCGATGGTGGCGCAGCCTTGAGCAAGGCTGCCGCGTTCCGGGTGGTCGAATACGAGGAGGTGCAGGTGTTTGATGAGCCACCTCCTGGCGGGCGGCGGCGCACGCGTCAGACGCTCTATGCCAAGTACACCGGAGCTCGCGTGAAACGGGACTACTGGCATCTTGAACGCACCCACTCGCACGCCAAGCTCCAACGCTTGATTGACGCGCGAGCGGATGCCGCCGCGCTCCGGTGGCTCGCGTTCGCTCCGTCGTCGCTGAACGGCGAGCAGGTCGACTCGGGCAAGGCTGCGGTCGAACTCGCGATCCGTCACGAACGCGAAAGCGCCCGAAAACGCGGTTAGCTTTTGACCGAGATTTCTCCCGTCCAGCCTGTCGCATCCTGTCGCTGTGGAACCCACAGCACCCGCCGCAAGCCCCCGTAAACGTCTACACGCTCGCTCCCGTGGCGAGCGCCTGCTGCCTCGCGACCCCTCGGCGCTGCTCAGCGGCCCAGACGTCGAGCAATTGCTGGGCATCGCGCGCGTTACGTTATGGAGATGGCTGAAAGACGGCCACTTCCCTCCGCCCGATCGGCTGCTCCCCGGACGTCCTCCGCGCCGTGCGTGGTTGCGTCGCACGTACGAGACGTGGTCCGCCAATCGCGGGGGACAGGCGTGAGCCCCGCCGAGACGCGTCTCGCGCTTGAGCAAGAGGTACGCGAGACCATCCGCACGATCCGATTGGGTCTCGATGACTTGTCTGCCGTCCTGGAACAGCTGCGTCAGCTGCGACACGACGAGGCGCACGCGTCGCGCGACCATCGCCTCGTCGTCGAGCACGGGCCGAACGGTCGACCCGAGGTCGTTCGATGAAGCCCGTGTGTGACGCGCAGGGCGAACCGCTGACCGCGAGTGCGATGCTGGTCGACGCCCTGCGAAACGCCGACGTCTACCGACTCATGGCGCAGTGCGCCGTCGACCAACTGCGCGTCGCGCAGCTCGCGCTCGCGCAGACCCGTGCGGACTACCAGCGCGTGCTCGAAGAGTTTCGACGCTACCGAGACGATCATGGCGTTCGATGACACGACGTTGACGGCAGCGATCTTCGGAGATCGCGTGCATCCGGCCGATCCGCCCACAACGGATCGAGGTGCGCATCCAGCACCCAAGCCGCAAAACGCTACAGTGAGGGTGCCGGTGCTGTCCGAGGTTGTCTCGGTGCGAGCCTCAACGCTGGCACCCGAACACGTCACATGGCTCTGGCCGGGTTATATCCCGTCAGCCTCGTCGAGCATCTTGGCGGGCCGGGCCGGATTGGGTAAGTCAACGCTAGCCTGTGCCATGGCGGCGACGATCACGCGTGGTGGACAATGGCCTGATGGCCAGCGTGCCGTGCGCGGTCGCGTGGCGTACTTGACGGCTGAGGATCACCACACCAAGACCATGGTGCCGCGCTTGATGGCCGCGAATGCGGACCTCGATCTCGTGGAGATCATCACGATGGTGCGTGTGCCAGATGAGCACGGTGAGGTATGCGGACGTGACCTCGACCTCGTGCAGGATGTCGCGGCACTGGATCGCTTCCTGACGCGTCACGGTGACGCGCGCCTCGTGATCGTGGACCCGATTACGGCCTACATCAACGCCAGCAAGAATACCCATCGCGTCTCTGACGTGCGGTCGGTGATGCGACCGCTGGAAGCACTGGCACACACGCACGACTGCACGATCCTTGCGATCAGTCACTTTAACAAGGCCGTCGGCAACCACGACGCGATGACCCGAGTCACTGGCTCGCAGGCGTGGGTCGATGCCGTGCGTTCGGCGTTTACGGTCGTGGCCGATCCCGAGAACGAGGACCGTCGGTGTTTCCTGCCGCTCAAGGTCAACCTGTCCCGCAAACCTGATGGTCGAGCCTACGTGGTCGAAACCGCCAGCGTCACGCACCGCGGTGAGCGGTTCGAGACCAGCCGCATTCGGTGGACCGATGAGCCGGTGACGTTCACCGCCAACGAGGCGCTGGCGGCGCAAGCGTCAGTAGGAGACGACCGCACGGAGCGCGATGAGGCGAGCGCGTGGCTGCGCGACGCACTCAAGGACGGACCGCGCGCATGCGCAGCCATGCGACGTCAGGCACGGGCGGACGGCCTCGCGTGGCGGACCGTGCAGCGGAGGGCGAAAGTCCTCGGCGTGACGATGGGCAAGGGAGACTTCGGGGGCGAGGGGCTGTGGTCGCTCGACACGTCAACCGCGCCAGTCGAGCCCCCAACCGCGCCAACCGCGCCAGTCGTGCCACGTGGCGCGGTTGGCGCGGTTGACGTCGACAACTCGGCTGTAGTTGGCTCAGCCGTGCACACGTCAGCAGCGACTGACGCAGGCGAAAGTCGCAACCACGATGGCGACGAGACGGAGGTGGCAAGTGCCGAGTGACGTGCTGGCAAACGTCGAGGCGCGTGGCCTGCTGCTCGACCTTGACGAGAAGGGCGTCCGCCTGTTCGTGCGTGCCGGGACGCTGATGACGAAAGCGGCCGCACGCCTGACGCCCGATGACCGTGCGGCCATCCGTCAGCA includes:
- a CDS encoding PAS domain S-box protein — protein: MSELSPHSLIQHLAQVVEWSDDAIVTKDLHSTITSWNRAAERMFGYTAAEAIGRSVRMIIPPELQSEEDTVLAKIRSGEALSHFETVRVRKDGARISISLTVSPIRNEAGVVIGASTIARDITDRKTSDLAIRRLAAAVRSSDDAIVTKTLDGIITSWNPAAERIFGYTAAEALGQSIRILIPDQLQGEEDVVIARIRAGETVDHYETTRRAKDGRLVAISLTVSPIRTESGTIVGASKIARDISDQQRLRALAQQQARNTERLSDVGVLLASALEREPIVQKVTDAATELTGAQFGAFFYNVRTAATGDAYMLCSLSGAPKEAFAGFPHPRATELFAPTFRGDGPVRLEDVTEDPRYGGNAPYVGMPPGHLAVRSYLAVPVKGRNQAVLGGLFFGHSLPGMFTSEDERLAVGVAAWASVALENSRLFLEAQEANRLKDEFLAVLSHELRTPLNAIMGYSRLLHSGLLTGSKANDAFGTLERNATWLTQIVDDVLDVSRIVSGKLRLDVQSVELPLVIENAIATMRPAADAKGVRLHTLLDPQVGPVSGDPGRLQQVAWNLLSNAVKFTPRNGQVQVRLERVDSHIELTVSDTGAGIRSDFLPYVFERFRQADSSSTRRTGGLGLGLAIVKHIVEMHGGTVEAASAGADQGASFLVRLPLMIVSAGPIVPGTGQHPRTELSAPLRDLADVTGVHVLAIDDDEDALSLVRVVLESAGAEVTTMSSAAFALERVSTLRPDVLLVDIGMPQMDGYEMMKAIRGSDDPHVRRIPSAALTAFARASDRTKALRSGFEMHLAKPVDPGELVASVATLVARSRLRP
- a CDS encoding tyrosine-type recombinase/integrase gives rise to the protein MRKALTPRFVESVARTTGRAEYVDTTTPGLALRVGPRAKTWVALYKTAGGQVRRQTLGRYPFVSLQDARIAACDAMRSVHAGADPQAERKAAEHDTFGALATLYIERHAKKRKRTWQEDERILTRDLLPTWRDVPVRQLTRRTIREHLDAIADRAPVMANRVAALVSKILNFGVDREWLDANPAARLAKPTRERSRERVLTDNEIRALWSALADAESTYRRVAQDGRVTEAKTGDTPLLRPMLADWLRVRLLTAQRGGEVIRMRWAELDLDAATWMIPSETTKNKVAHVVPLAGPVVEILRRRRADVDEGVPWVFPNDLLRGPAADRAKKVALSTFLPTSADVRGHDLRRTAASGMGRLGIGRETIARVLNHTDRGPRATAIYDRFDRLPQKREALEAWSTELHRIVAGITAVPLAG
- a CDS encoding AlpA family phage regulatory protein, with the protein product MEPTAPAASPRKRLHARSRGERLLPRDPSALLSGPDVEQLLGIARVTLWRWLKDGHFPPPDRLLPGRPPRRAWLRRTYETWSANRGGQA
- a CDS encoding AAA family ATPase is translated as MAFDDTTLTAAIFGDRVHPADPPTTDRGAHPAPKPQNATVRVPVLSEVVSVRASTLAPEHVTWLWPGYIPSASSSILAGRAGLGKSTLACAMAATITRGGQWPDGQRAVRGRVAYLTAEDHHTKTMVPRLMAANADLDLVEIITMVRVPDEHGEVCGRDLDLVQDVAALDRFLTRHGDARLVIVDPITAYINASKNTHRVSDVRSVMRPLEALAHTHDCTILAISHFNKAVGNHDAMTRVTGSQAWVDAVRSAFTVVADPENEDRRCFLPLKVNLSRKPDGRAYVVETASVTHRGERFETSRIRWTDEPVTFTANEALAAQASVGDDRTERDEASAWLRDALKDGPRACAAMRRQARADGLAWRTVQRRAKVLGVTMGKGDFGGEGLWSLDTSTAPVEPPTAPTAPVVPRGAVGAVDVDNSAVVGSAVHTSAATDAGESRNHDGDETEVASAE